CTTAAAGTTGACGGTATACACGGCCCGGTAGGTTCCACCTTCATCACTTTCAAGAATCTCAATCACCCCGGCACCTCCAAAACCCTTGAGCACTTTGGCGGCTTCATGCTTTTCACCACACTGGGCCAGGAAAAGCGCATGACCGAAAAAACGGCGGACTCCTTCGGGAGGTCCGTCAAGTCCTTGTAACTGCTGCCAACCCAGAGCACTTTTTTTAATGACCCGCCCATGACGGGATAATATTCAACCGTTGATATATTCCTGCAAGGTGAGCCTGGATGATTAACCCGGGTGATGAAAATGAGGTCCAGGTTTTCGCCTGTAGGCAGATGCCGGATGCGGTTGTCGCCTTATCCGGCCTACCTTGAATCCGTCTGGATCAAATGCAAAGGCAATGAATTTTCGTTTACGTAGGCCGGATAAGCGAAGCGCATCCGGCATGACAAGCGAAAACCTCAACCCAGCATGATA
This is a stretch of genomic DNA from Desulfonatronum thioautotrophicum. It encodes these proteins:
- a CDS encoding type II toxin-antitoxin system RelE/ParE family toxin — its product is MLSRHGRVIKKSALGWQQLQGLDGPPEGVRRFFGHALFLAQCGEKHEAAKVLKGFGGAGVIEILESDEGGTYRAVYTVNFKDFVVVLHCFQKKSKSGIRTPKADIDLIRARLKMAEDIAMRC